From the Labeo rohita strain BAU-BD-2019 chromosome 21, IGBB_LRoh.1.0, whole genome shotgun sequence genome, the window AGAGGACTGAACAcaccttcttcttcttcttcttcttcttcttcttcttcttcttctttattattattattattattttaaaaagtccaaAAGCTGTGATCAATAGTATACATCATTTCATACATGactcaaataaatattttcagtgtgttgaatttacaaattttaattcaTGTGGACCTCATAAGtcacaaatggaaaagtcatcCATTAATGCTAAATTTCAGTGAGTGAGCGGTTTATGCTGATTCTTCTTCTGTTTAAagcatacatgtttttaaactTGCCCTGAATGGCACACAGTATTGTTTTCCTGTATGCACTGGATAAGAAGTAATAGATAATTGGGTCTAAGCAACTATTTAGAGCGGATAATAGCAAGGTACTCTCATTTAAGATGTGCAACAATTGTTGGCTATGAAGATCTCCGATTATATTCATCTGAGCTAGAACGTATGGTATTCGTACGGCATGGTAGGGCAAGAAACACAAAGTAAAAATTGCCGGTACTAAGAAAGTCTTTATGATGACCCTCTTTTTGCGACTCTGTGCCTTAGGGTCACCATTACCCATGGACATAGTCTTGAGTTTCTTAGTGATCCtcacataaaaacaaagaaaggcTACATAAAAAACAAGGAAGAGCACCACTGTTGTCAGGTTTATGGTCCCACCAACAGTCCCCTTGCTGTGGAAGTGGAAGCAAACCTTGTCACATGGATGTTTTTGACTGTTGCTTGAAAAAAACGGAATCATCCCTGAAATGAGGATCGCCCAGACGATGTAGCTTGCCATGTGGCTCCACTTTGTCTTTTGGATTCGAAAGACCCAAACGGGCTTGATGATTTTCAAGTAGCGATCCAGACTGATGAGGCTGAGGAACAGGATGCTGGAGTACATGTTCAAGTAGAAGAAGATGCCCACCACCTTGCACAAGTAAAAGGGACCTTCTTTGTTGTGGTAGTAAACTCGCAGAGGCAAACACATGACCAGGAGGGTGTCCGCCAGGGCAAGATGCCGCATGTACACGGCCATGGAAGTGTCTGCATGCCGCCGAAGGAAAAATATGTAGAGGGTGATGGTGTTGCAGAGCAGACCAATGCAACAGATGACAATGTAGCCAATGGGCAAGAAGGGCGACAATATGCCATCATGAATCTGACAGGACTCATTGATGGTTAAATTGCCTTCCTGCAACATTGTGACAGCCAAAAAGTGATGTACACTTGCTGACCACTGCTCCTCAAAATCTTGGCATACAGTGATTTTTGGTTGTCCTAATAGAGCATGAGAGGAAAAGGTCAAAAAATGGTCTATATGATGACAGATTCTTACTTGATCTAACTTGTTAAATTGCTTTTGAACAAATACTAAGATCCCAAGAAAAGAATAGCACTCTTACCTGTGTGGCTGGGTTGCCTCTGTTTGAGCAAGTGACAAGATTCATGTCTGTTCAGAAACTCCGGTACCTATGCAGGAAACTTTGCTCGCATGTGACGTTGGACCCTGGTTGCTGTGGTTGACATTACTGCTAACCTCAGTAGAAATGCAGAAGAGTGCTAGATAAACCAAGCTAGAGAAAGAAAAGCAAAACTCCCTTCCATTCTCAGAGCACAGGAAATATCTGGTTGCCTGAAATGAAAACTGGTGACCATCACCTAGTTTTTAACCCCAATACTCCACAGTTGAGGCTTCAAGAATATTTGGAGCATAGGTCTTCAACCCTGACCCACTAGGGTTAGAACTAAACTGTACAGGACAGTGGGCCTCAAGGAGCATGGCTAAAGACCTCTGCTTTAGAATTCTTTGACTTGTAACAGCCTAAACAACCTTACaagaaccagaacaaaaatatcTATTTCAACATAAATGTTTACCCTTCAGTGTCCTCATTTTCTGTCATGTGCTCAGTAATAAAATGTCCAAGATATTTCAATTTCACACGCACAGTAAGATTCTTATTAGACAAATTAAAGCCagaatattttgacatttattctCTTTAGTTCTATAGACCATAACACTCTTGCAAAGCATCAACACCATGTTCAAAGCCCTACACATAACTGATGAGTTATATACTTGTTTACCATCTCCTGTAAAGCATACATACACAGGTCACTgccatgttttgcttaaaaaCCCAACAAGTTATCTGCAGAATTAATGAACTCATTTATCCTATCTATAAAAATCTTTCTAAATCTTAGGACAGAATACTGACAAAAGCTATGGGCCTGTGATTATCTGTACTACCTGTCATACCAGCTTTGTCCTGAAAGCTGCAGTCCATgactttttttggttaaaaatgatctGAAATCAGTTTTTGAGTATATAAGTACATAACCAGCCAACTATGTTCAGAACTATCTCCTTACTTTAACCTGATTCACAACGGTAagattgtaataatgttttctaatttggtaggttttcacaaaaatacaaGCATGTCACTGCTCGTCTTGGTGTCATTATGCCAcgtctataaaaaaaaaaaaagaaggagcTCCAGCTAGTAGGCTATATCGCATGTGAGGATGCTGTAGGTGGCAGATTATTAATAGCTTTTCCTCACAGCAGCTGGAATAAttaaactgatcattttgatgGTGGATCATAATCCAGAAGGATTGTGTTAGATTCCggttttaaatgtgcaagtaATTACCGATACGTAATACAACacaagatttgtattttaaagagAACCAGTTCTAAGGAacataaatttgcattttgggTTAAAAGAACAAATTCTTTATATGAATTTTGAATGGTATGACAATTAGAGATTAGACTGTACAGAAACTGAAATCTACATGTAACGATCACCATTGAAATCTACATGTAACCAAATCACCATTGGTAGTGCAATTCattgtaatgttgtttttttactcaGTTGGTCAGAACAAAAGTGGCAGACATGTTGCTTACTTGTTCAGAATGACAATATCCAGTGAAAATTCTTATTTGGTTCATACTTCCAAGACATAAAATCTGTAATTCTGAAGTACAGTAAATATAACTTCGGTACACCTCAAAACATTAGATTAATCCACTATGAGAAGCCATGCATCTGCACAACTCATGTACAGATGACAATTCCGCAAATAACTGCAACTGCAGGTTTCAAACAGAGATGGCGACAAAGAGGCAAAACTtacggactgcagctttaataaCTCGGCACTAACAAAACAGACAGCATTGAGTCTGGTAATAAACCATGTTATAACTACCTACAGGCAAAAACACTTTACTTGACAATATGAGATTATCATCTTGATTTCTATCTGAAATATCCGCATTCATATCCTCAATGACATATACACAAGAGGTAGTATTACTTCAATAACAGAATTAATAAAGGCAAGCctatttaaatgattagttcacttccttgtcatccaatatgttcatgtctttctttctacaatcgtaaagaaattatgttttttgatgaaaacatttcaggaattttctccatatagtgcacATATAGTGACATATAGACACCATAGAAGGAGAATATAGAGAaatttcctgaaatgttttcctcagaaaacattttttttttttttttttttttaacaactt encodes:
- the gpr34l gene encoding G protein-coupled receptor 34 like isoform X1 — translated: MLQEGNLTINESCQIHDGILSPFLPIGYIVICCIGLLCNTITLYIFFLRRHADTSMAVYMRHLALADTLLVMCLPLRVYYHNKEGPFYLCKVVGIFFYLNMYSSILFLSLISLDRYLKIIKPVWVFRIQKTKWSHMASYIVWAILISGMIPFFSSNSQKHPCDKVCFHFHSKGTVGGTINLTTVVLFLVFYVAFLCFYVRITKKLKTMSMGNGDPKAQSRKKRVIIKTFLVPAIFTLCFLPYHAVRIPYVLAQMNIIGDLHSQQLLHILNESTLLLSALNSCLDPIIYYFLSSAYRKTILCAIQGKFKNMYALNRRRISINRSLTEI